In Babylonia areolata isolate BAREFJ2019XMU chromosome 10, ASM4173473v1, whole genome shotgun sequence, the following proteins share a genomic window:
- the LOC143286796 gene encoding large ribosomal subunit protein eL22-like → MAPTKATKRPGKPQSGKGKKKKSTLRFMIDCTHPVEDGIMDVANFEKYLHERIKVEGKTNNFGSVVALERNKNKITLTSEIPFSKRYLKYLTKKYLKKNNLRDWLRVVATTKEAFELRYFQINQDEEEEEGED, encoded by the exons ATGGCACCG acaaaaGCGACCAAGCGCCCAGGCAAGCCGCAGTCTGGGAAgggcaagaaaaagaagagcacCCTCCGATTCATGATAGATTGTACCCACCCTGTTGAGGATGGCATCATGGATGTGGCCAACTTT gaaaaGTACCTGCATGAGCGCATCAAGGTGGAGGGCAAGACCAACAACTTTGGCAGTGTTGTCGCTCTCGAgcgcaacaagaacaagatcaccCTCACTTCAGAGATTCCTTTCTCAAAGAG ATACCTCAAGTACCTGACCAAGAAGTATCTGAAGAAGAACAACTTGCGTGACTGGCTGCGTGTTGTGGCCACCACCAAGGAGGCCTTCGAACTGCGCTACTTCCAGATCAaccaggatgaagaggaggaagagggagaggactAA